One Microbacterium sp. W4I20 DNA window includes the following coding sequences:
- the tuf gene encoding elongation factor Tu, with protein sequence MAKAKFERTKPHVNIGTIGHVDHGKTTLSAAISKVLADKFPSDTNVQRDFASIDSAPEERQRGITINISHIEYETPKRHYAHVDAPGHADYVKNMITGAAQMDGAILVVAATDGPMAQTREHVLLAKQVGVPYLLVALNKADMVDDEEILELVELEVSELLASQGFAEDAPVVRVSALKALEGDEKWTQSILDLMEAVDEHVPDPVRDKDKPFLMPVEDVFTITGRGTVVTGRAERGTLAINSEVEIVGLRPTVKTTVTGIEMFHKQLDEAWAGENCGLLLRGTKREDVERGQVIVKPGSVTPHTDFAGTAYILSKDEGGRHNPFYTNYRPQFYFRTTDVTGVITLPEGTEMVMPGDTTDVTVELIQPIAMEEGLGFAIREGGRTVGAGTVTKIIK encoded by the coding sequence GTGGCTAAGGCCAAGTTCGAGCGGACCAAGCCGCACGTCAACATCGGAACCATCGGTCACGTTGACCACGGCAAGACCACGCTCTCCGCAGCGATCTCGAAGGTGCTTGCTGACAAGTTCCCGTCTGACACCAACGTGCAGCGCGACTTCGCTTCCATCGACTCGGCGCCGGAAGAGCGCCAGCGTGGAATCACCATCAACATCTCGCACATCGAGTACGAGACCCCCAAGCGCCACTACGCGCACGTTGACGCCCCCGGCCACGCCGACTACGTCAAGAACATGATCACCGGTGCTGCTCAGATGGACGGCGCGATCCTCGTGGTCGCCGCCACCGACGGCCCGATGGCTCAGACGCGTGAGCACGTTCTGCTCGCCAAGCAGGTCGGCGTGCCGTACCTGCTGGTCGCGCTGAACAAGGCCGACATGGTCGACGACGAGGAGATCCTGGAGCTCGTCGAGCTCGAGGTCTCCGAGCTGCTCGCCTCGCAGGGCTTCGCTGAGGACGCTCCTGTCGTGCGCGTCTCCGCTCTCAAGGCCCTCGAGGGTGACGAGAAGTGGACGCAGTCGATCCTCGACCTCATGGAGGCCGTGGACGAGCACGTTCCGGACCCCGTGCGCGACAAGGACAAGCCGTTCCTGATGCCGGTCGAGGACGTCTTCACGATCACCGGTCGTGGAACCGTCGTCACGGGCCGCGCCGAGCGTGGCACGCTGGCCATCAACTCCGAGGTCGAGATCGTCGGACTGCGTCCGACCGTCAAGACCACGGTCACGGGTATCGAGATGTTCCACAAGCAGCTCGACGAGGCCTGGGCCGGCGAGAACTGCGGTCTCCTGCTCCGTGGTACGAAGCGTGAGGACGTCGAGCGCGGTCAGGTCATCGTCAAGCCGGGTTCGGTCACGCCGCACACCGACTTCGCGGGCACCGCGTACATCCTGTCCAAGGACGAGGGTGGGCGTCACAACCCCTTCTACACGAACTACCGCCCGCAGTTCTACTTCCGCACCACCGACGTCACCGGCGTCATCACGCTGCCCGAGGGCACCGAGATGGTCATGCCCGGCGACACCACCGACGTGACGGTCGAGCTGATCCAGCCGATCGCCATGGAGGAGGGCCTCGGCTTCGCCATCCGTGAGGGTGGACGCACCGTCGGCGCCGGTACGGTCACGAAGATCATCAAGTAA